Proteins found in one Plasmodium sp. gorilla clade G2 genome assembly, chromosome: 14 genomic segment:
- a CDS encoding poly(A)-specific ribonuclease PARN, putative, with product MSSVFNYFFKNFVLKEKRNLFFFKYNILERGYSKITSVNLNNWNNIHKEIINKINNSDFVSIDVEYTGLHLKDERYISLDSSYEAHCHGAKSFFPCQIGISIAKKKDIVEDLYETDEDNNKIKKKKGSVYTRKVIYENENMNKICNIEKKKQEWHISPYCIYVFPKENKYFSVSTSTLSFLKENNFDFNEWIFNGVGYLRPNEEEEKKKNILEKINELNNLLSKCDTNKKNIIPGEKIHIDKIIQEIENYKIVDEEDKEAIICIIKKIGKWISNTNSDNNYCNHEKDENKLNVNKDININYINNKDKSNGNDIHININIPITNTDNNNNYSITNSIVKEKTFSSLNNNFIQKQKNELTNNNVYNIKQTFSSINSKIKNITNNNITNEKVYDNTEKIFIKSTNENDNECYNDIDNNNTIINTQYDINNMDDISNYPLYLEIENPYLRLLAHTLITKYFDSIFCISVKVNDKKHLAVYRTEKDSYKEQIRNLEQEIEKINQIIGVRLLFDEIIKNKKIIIGHNCFYDILHIYQTFYHDLPKSINVFKKKWTELFPHTFDTKYMNETNEYLYALNGPATLKGLCEYMASLISSSNDFDFFFNFMNDPTDLPQCFIPFINPKRMNKNNIIHTVTDQKNNMLSPNDGNNIKNNKIQEESLLYGEKDDNIITNISIQLNSEKNTLTNNNNNNNNNNNNNNDYNNNDYDENNIISVNNTNDKHILNSDEHNAGYDSLLTCLLFIFQCHYILKKNNLMWKDIYFSENDKANNMNSKYFFDIFLNMSNKIKIVKTQPNVISLCSAENYEMARHFYMYDYPRYFKKWEIMKIWSPIWITLSKVDDQSCWIIAKSDDDAKNIKMIYKMLQNPQFKLCTYEEYMHKFKSN from the coding sequence ATGTCAAGcgtttttaattatttttttaaaaattttgttttaaaagaaaagaggaatttgtttttttttaaatataatatattagaaagGGGTTACTCTAAGATAACAAGTGTTAACTTAAATAACTGGAATAATATACACAAAGAAATAATTAACAAGATTAATAACAGTGATTTTGTTTCTATAGATGTAGAATATACAGGTTTACATTTAAAAGATGAAAGATATATTTCACTAGATTCTAGTTATGAAGCACATTGTCATGGAGCCAAATCATTTTTCCCTTGTCAAATAGGAATATCTATTGCAAAGAAAAAGGATATAGTTGAAGATTTATATGAGActgatgaagataataataaaataaaaaaaaaaaaaggtagtGTATATACAAGAAAggttatatatgaaaatgaaaatatgaataaaatttgtaatatagagaaaaaaaaacaagaatGGCATATATCACCATAttgtatttatgtatttcctaaggaaaataaatatttcagTGTATCAACAAGTACACTTAgctttttaaaagaaaataattttgattTTAATGAATGGATATTTAATGGAGTCGGATATTTAAGACCAAATGAAGAagaggagaaaaaaaaaaatatactagaaaaaattaatgaattaaataatctTCTAAGTAAATGTGACaccaacaaaaaaaatatcataccaggagaaaaaatacatattgaTAAAATTATACAAGAAATTgagaattataaaattgtGGATGAAGAAGATAAAGAAGCAATTATATGcataatcaaaaaaataggGAAATGGATCAGTAATACtaatagtgataataattattgtaATCATGAAAAGGATGAGAACAAATTAAATGTGAacaaagatataaatataaattatataaataataaagacaAATCTAATGGTAATgatattcatattaatattaatatacctATCACCAACActgataacaataataattatagtatTACTAATAGTATtgttaaagaaaaaacattttcaagtttaaataataattttattcaaaaacaaaaaaatgaattaacaaataataatgtttataatataaaacaaacatTTTCATCAATTAATAGTAAGATAAAGAATATAacaaacaataatataactAATGAAAAGGTTTATGATAATACTGAAAAGATATTTATTAAGTCAactaatgaaaatgataatgaatgttataatgatatagacaataataataccataataaatacacaatatgatataaataatatggatgatATATCAAATTATCCACTATATTTAGAAATAGAAAATCCATATTTACGTTTACTAGCACATACattaataacaaaatattttgattcaatattttgtatatctgTTAAAGTTAATGACAAAAAACATTTAGCAGTGTATCGGACTGAAAAGGATTCATATAAAGAGCAAATAAGAAACCTTGAAcaagaaatagaaaaaataaatcaaattaTAGGTGTaagattattatttgatgaaattataaaaaataaaaaaataattattggacataattgtttttatgatattttacatatatatcaaaCATTTTATCATGATTTACCTAAATCaataaatgtatttaaaaaaaagtggACAGAATTATTTCCTCATACATTTGATACcaaatatatgaatgaaacaaatgaatatttatatgcttTAAATGGACCAGCAACATTAAAAGGTTTATGTGAATATATGGCATCCTTAATTTCATCAAGTAATGATTtcgatttcttttttaattttatgaatGACCCAACTGATTTGCCACAGTGTTTTATTCCATTTATAAATCCAAAGAggatgaataaaaataatataattcacACTGTTACagatcaaaaaaataatatgctCTCTCCAAATgatggtaataatataaaaaataataaaatacaagaagaatcattattatatggggaaaaagatgataatattataacaaatataagTATACAATTAAATtcagaaaaaaatacattaacaaataataataataataataataataataataataataataatgattataataataatgattatgatgaaaataatataatatctgTTAATAATACCAATGACAAACATATACTAAACAGTGATGAGCATAATGCTGGTTATGATAGCTTATTAACTTGCTTACTTTTCATATTTCAAtgtcattatattttaaaaaaaaataatctcATGTGGAAAGATATATACTTTTCCGAAAATGATAAAgcaaataatatgaatagtaaatatttttttgatatatttttaaatatgtctaataaaataaaaattgtaaaaacTCAACCAAATGTTATTTCTCTATGTAGCGcagaaaattatgaaatggctagacatttttatatgtatgattATCCAcgttattttaaaaaatgggaaattatgaaaatatggTCCCCAATATGGATTACACTAAGTAAAGTTGATGATCAGTCATGTTGGATAATAGCTAAAAGTGATGATGATGCAAAAAAcattaaaatgatatataaaatgttacAAAACCCACAATTTAAATTGTGTACTTATGAAGAATATATGCATAAATTTAAATCGAATTGA
- a CDS encoding dephospho-CoA kinase, putative, translated as MFLKFFIDKCILCFLALGSIPIGYINRKNKFRKIENQKYALFSSIVMNSFLIYLNKFFGILGIFNFFLGNYLCLIGITGGIAVGKSTFCNFLKKKDVVVINADEITSKIYTKDSICYKKIVKHFGENILNNDKSINRTLLRKIVFNNEDNVKYINKITHTYIILQIIKECLKYKFLYFKYNVAIEAPLLIETKLYLLTSPVILLKSSVRNQIKRILSRDKNCTYDTAMGIIKNQLPTDEKIKYADIIINNDGDILDLQMKCDVVYNKYLKNFFF; from the exons atgtttttaaaatTCTTTATTGATAAATGTATTTTATGTTTCCTGGCTTTGGGTTCAATTCCAAttggatatataaatagaaaGAATAAGTTTAGGAAAATTGAAAATCAGAAATATGCCTTATTCAGTTCTATAGTTATGAACAGTTTTTTAATATACCTGAACAAGTTTTTTGGAATATTaggaatatttaatttttttttaggaaattatttatgtttaattGGAATAACAGGTGGTATAGCCGTTGGAAAATCAAcgttttgtaattttttaaaaaaaaaagatgtgGTTGTAATAAATGCTGATGAAATTACTAGTAAGATTTATACAAAAGATTCTATAtgctataaaaaaattgtaaaacATTTTggagaaaatattttaaataatgataaaagtaTTAATAGAACCTTGTTGAGAAAAATAGTatttaataatgaagataatgttaaatatatcaataaaatTACACATACTTATATTATACtacaaattataaaagaatgcttaaaatataaatttttatattttaaatataatgtagCCATTGAAGCACCTTTATTAATAGAAACCAAATTATATCTATTAACAAGTCCTGTTATACTTTTAAAGTCATCTGTAAGAAATCAAATTAAACGTATCTTATCAAGAGATAAAAATTGCACTTATGATACAGCCATGGGTATTATCaa GAATCAGTTACCTACAGATGAAAAGATAAAGTACgcagatattattattaacaatGATGGAGATATATTAGACTTACAAATGAAATGTGATgtagtatataataaatatttaaaaaactttttcttctaa
- a CDS encoding zinc finger protein, putative, which translates to MFKKRCIGNVKNRKKPEDIKDGEDKENVEEEEEKKRTNEENTKKENDNSNYSSLMDTNDMFNKKKRELEEDHENSDDDVVCKYFFKKKLKKMNEENSLLLRKKQNKLIHCKSEDITQSNTLTEDRIYKGDFSGSKNYGSYEIDQDRKNDHRSIMERNIKIGEQILKGNLKDNIYRGKDAHEKAIMINKDSLAKNKYTGLYGPVRSSGSNVRVTLRIDYEPCICKDYKETGYCGFGDTCIYLHDRSDYKSGWKIEQEYEQKRKRDEALRKEKMEKWNEKMLKKLKEKEERLYNNNLNDNDLEHNNNNDQYSHENEKDSNQSNLSSCSHNENNSDTNSVDSDTSLPFACIKCKKKWKIEMNPSVTECMHYYCEKCFIDMFQKNKKCFKCGLQLNGIMNTAQNIIDILNKRKRLK; encoded by the coding sequence ATGTTTAAGAAAAGATGCATAGGGAATGTAAAGAACAGGAAAAAACCAGAAGACATAAAAGATGGagaagataaagaaaatgtagaagaagaagaagaaaaaaaaagaacaaatgaagaaaatacaaAGAAAGAGAATGATAATTCAAATTATTCTTCCTTAATGGATACCAATGatatgtttaataaaaaaaaaagagaattaGAAGAAGATCATGAAAACAGTGATGATGATGTagtatgtaaatatttttttaagaagaaattaaaaaaaatgaatgaagAGAATTCTTTacttttaagaaaaaaacaaaataaattaatacatTGCAAAAGTGAAGATATTACACAATCAAATACATTAACAGAGGATAGAATTTATAAGGGTGATTTTAGTGGCTCCAAAAATTATGGATCATATGAGATAGATCAAGATAGAAAAAATGATCATAGATCTATAATGGaaaggaatataaaaataggtgaacaaatattaaaaggaaacttaaaagataatatatatagaggaAAAGATGCTCATGAAAAAGCTATAATGATTAACAAAGATAGTTTggcaaaaaataaatatacaggTTTATATGGACCTGTACGTAGTAGTGGATCCAATGTGAGAGTAACTCTACGTATTGATTATGAACCTTGTATATGTAAAGATTATAAAGAAACTGGATATTGTGGATTTGGTGAtacatgtatttatttacatgATAGAAGTGATTATAAAAGTGGATGGAAAATTGAACAAGAATATGAACAAAAACGAAAAAGAGATGAAGCattaagaaaagaaaaaatggaaaaatggaatgaaaaaatgttaaagaaattaaaagaaaaagaagaaagattatataataataatttaaatgataatgatttagaacataataataataatgatcaaTATTCTcatgaaaatgaaaaggatTCAAATCAATCGAATTTATCTTCTTGTTcacataatgaaaataattcagACACAAATTCAGTGGATAGTGATACTTCTCTTCCATTTGCATgtataaaatgtaaaaaaaaatggaaaatagAAATGAATCCAAGTGTTACTGAATGTATGCATTATTATTGtgaaaaatgttttattgatatgtttcaaaaaaataaaaaatgttttaagTGTGGTTTACAACTTAATGGTATTATGAATACCGCCcaaaatattattgatatattgAATAAGAGGAAAAGactaaaatga
- a CDS encoding heat shock protein 90, putative: MQNVYVGNKIKLIILYFFCVLFLKDYEGTEAFNLARSTEKLNYILNYKTPNRYDVSNNVNKLFFEKQKKKIEFNRKPLNSFNDDVKTIREDISSDSSPVEKYNFKAEVNKVMDIIVNSLYTDKDVFLRELISNASDACDKKRIILENNKLIKDAEVVTNEEIKNKADEEKTDSINESPDKKENVEEEKNDVKKLIIKIKPDKEKKTLTITDNGIGMDKNELINNLGTIAQSGTAKFLKQIEEGKADSNLIGQFGVGFYSSFLVSNRVEVYTKKEDQIYRWSSDLKGSFSVNEIKKYDQEYDDIKGSGTKIILHLKEECDEYLEDYKLKELIKKYSEFIKFPIEIWSEKIDYERVPDDSVSLKDGDKMKMKTITKRYHEWEKINVQLPIWKQDEKSLTENDYYSFYKNTFKAYDDPLAYVHFNVEGQISFNSILYIPGSLPWELSKNMFDEESRGIRLYVKRVFINDKFSESIPRWLTFLRGIVDSENLPLNVGREILQKSKMLSIINKRIVLKSISMMKGLKETGGDKWTKFINTFGKYLKIGVVEDKENQEEIASLVEFYSINSGDKKTDLDSYIENMKEDQKCIYYISGENKKTAQNSPSLEKLKALNYDVLFSLEPIDEFCLSSLTVNKYKGYEVLDVNKADLKLKKENDQNKSDSLDKQKMEYEILCRWLHNKFSHKVHEVRISDRLINSPALLVQGEMGMSPSMQKYMKQQATAQGISENEMFGGQSANQPVLEINPNHFIIKQLNHLIQIDKMNSQNSEIAEQIFDVASMQGGYTIDDTGLFAKRVIGMMEKNAEQYLMNVQSNVTNNSLNSTSNSEIPQTNSPNESQNEMKSINEIDDNSNIGENKINESSSNQNNMSENNIAEQNNMNNITESDMNKINLDENDLSQNNTLKQDSGLFNLDPSILNSNMLSGSDKTLL, encoded by the coding sequence atgcaAAATGTTTATGTTGGgaacaaaataaaacttATAATATTGTACTTTTTTTGTGTGTTGTTTTTAAAAGATTATGAAGGAACAGAAGCTTTTAATTTAGCTCGTTCTACGGAGAaattgaattatatattaaattacaAAACACCGAACAGATATGATGTAAgtaataatgtaaataaattattttttgaaaagcaaaaaaagaaaattgaGTTTAATAGGAAGCCTTTAAATAGTTTTAATGATGATGTTAAAACAATTAGAGAGGACATATCATCAGATAGTTCTCCTgtggaaaaatataatttcaaAGCAGAGGTTAATAAAGTTATGGATATAATCGTTAACTCTTTATATACAGATAAAGATGTGTTCTTGAGAGAATTAATTTCGAATGCCTCTGATGCGTGTGAtaagaaaagaataatattggaaaataataaattaataaaagatgCTGAAGTAGTTACAAAtgaggaaataaaaaataaagcgGATGAGGAAAAAACAGATTCTATAAATGAATCACcagataaaaaagaaaacgtggaagaagaaaaaaatgatgttaaaaaattaataattaaaataaaacctgataaagagaaaaaaacatTAACTATAACAGATAATGGTATAGGTATGGATAAAAATGAGTTAATTAATAATCTTGGTACTATAGCTCAATCTGGAACTGctaaatttttaaaacaaataGAAGAAGGAAAAGCAGATAGTAATTTAATAGGACAATTTGGTGTTGGTTTTTATTCTTCTTTTCTGGTATCTAATAGAGTTGAAGTgtatacaaaaaaagaagatcAAATTTATCGATGGTCTTCAGATTTGAAAGGTAGTTTTAGTGTAAatgaaataaagaaatatgatcaagaatatgatgatattaaAGGTAGTGGAACCAAAATTATTTTACACTTGAAAGAAGAATGTGATGAATATTTAGAagattataaattaaaagaattaataaaaaaatattctgaGTTTATTAAATTCCCAATAGAAATATGGTCAGAAAAGATTGATTATGAAAGAGTTCCAGATGATTCTGTATCATTAAAAGATGGagataaaatgaaaatgaaaacaatTACAAAACGATATCATGAATGGGAAAAAATTAATGTACAATTACCAATATGGAAACAAGATGAAAAATCATTAACAgaaaatgattattatagtttttataaaaatacatttaaGGCATATGATGACCCATTAGCTTATGTTCATTTTAATGTAGAAGGACAAATCTCATTTAAttctattttatatattccagGTTCTTTACCATGGGAATTaagtaaaaatatgtttGACGAAGAATCTAGAGGAATCagattatatgtaaaaagaGTTTTTATAAATGACAAATTTTCTGAATCTATACCACGTTGGTTAACCTTTCTCAGAGGTATTGTAGATAGTGAGAATTTACCATTAAATGTAGGAAGagaaatattacaaaaatcaaaaatgctatctattataaataaaagaattgtACTTAAAAGTATTAGTATGATGAAAGGATTAAAAGAAACAGGAGGTGATAAATGGACTAAATTTATTAACACATTTGGTAAATACCTCAAAATTGGTGTGGTagaagataaagaaaatcaAGAAGAAATTGCATCATTAGTCGAATTTTATTCAATTAATAGTGGTGATAAAAAAACAGATCTTGATtcttatatagaaaatatgaaagaagatcaaaaatgtatttattatatctcaggagaaaataaaaaaaccgCTCAAAATTCTCCTTCTTTAGAAAAATTGAAAGCATTAAATTATGATGTTCTATTCTCTTTAGAACCAATTGATGAATTTTGTTTATCCTCCCTAACCGTTAATAAATACAAAGGATATGAAGTCTTAGACGTGAATAAAGCCGACCTTaagttaaaaaaagaaaatgatcaGAATAAATCAGACAGTCTAGATAAACAGAAAATggaatatgaaatattatgtaGATGGCTACATAACAAATTTTCGCATAAAGTACATGAAGTACGAATTTCAGATCGTTTGATTAATTCACCTGCTTTATTAGTTCAAGGTGAAATGGGTATGTCACCTTCCAtgcaaaaatatatgaaacaaCAAGCTACTGCTCAAGGTATATCAGAAAATGAAATGTTTGGAGGCCAATCTGCAAATCAACCAGTATTAGAAATTAACCctaatcattttattataaaacaatTAAATCATTTAATACAAATTGATAAAATGAATTCACAAAATTCAGAAATTGCTGAGCAAATATTTGATGTTGCATCAATGCAGGGAGGATATACTATAGACGATACGGGTCTCTTTGCAAAGAGAGTTATAGGAATGATGGAAAAAAATGCTGAACAATATTTAATGAATGTACAAAGTAATGTAACAAACAATTCATTAAATAGTACGTCTAATTCGGAAATACCCCAAACTAATTCTCCAAATGAATCacaaaatgaaatgaaatcaataaatgaaattgatgataatagtaatataggcgaaaataaaattaatgaaagCAGTtctaatcaaaataatatgagcGAAAATAACATTgctgaacaaaataatatgaataacatAACTGAGAgtgatatgaataaaataaatttagaTGAAAATGATTTGAGCCAAAATAATACGCTTAAACAAGATTCCGgtttatttaatttagaTCCAAGTATTTTAAATAGTAATATGCTCAGTGGTTCAGataaaacattattataa